A single region of the Vagococcus teuberi genome encodes:
- a CDS encoding sensor histidine kinase, with protein MTQFLKHYIKEKWVIYALFVMMSGMFLATFFLYDLTLTPFMDGLLFVFFILVIWSLVDMRKMYKEHSILQDIIEQESVDNVLYQQLDIGDDMLNKDYQALLKKVSATNQHLEHQLVKEQQLLLDYYAMWSHQIKTPLAALQVLIEIEPESTTKIKNEISTIDGYLSMMLHYLKMTNLEDDLVLKKVEFSSVVKKVIKKYRMFFIQKDLSVELVPFEKEIVTDEKWLLFVLEQLIFNSIKYTKIGGIKIEMINDTLTITDSGIGILSQDLPRIFESGYTGFNGRGHQKATGLGLHMSQNIANHLGITLEISSEIGKGTVVGMTFLQFENMYD; from the coding sequence ATGACACAGTTTTTAAAACATTATATTAAAGAAAAATGGGTTATTTATGCATTGTTTGTTATGATGAGTGGCATGTTTTTGGCGACGTTCTTTTTATATGACTTAACCTTAACTCCTTTTATGGATGGGTTATTATTTGTGTTTTTTATTTTAGTGATTTGGTCATTAGTTGATATGAGAAAAATGTATAAAGAACATAGTATATTGCAAGACATCATCGAACAAGAATCAGTCGATAATGTGTTGTATCAGCAACTTGATATAGGTGACGATATGCTAAACAAAGATTATCAAGCATTGTTGAAAAAAGTGAGTGCCACAAACCAACATTTAGAGCATCAGTTAGTCAAAGAACAGCAATTACTATTGGATTATTATGCTATGTGGAGTCACCAGATAAAGACACCTCTAGCGGCTTTACAAGTTTTAATCGAAATAGAACCAGAGTCAACGACCAAAATAAAAAATGAAATTTCAACGATTGATGGATACTTGTCTATGATGCTTCATTATTTAAAAATGACGAATTTAGAAGATGATTTAGTTCTAAAAAAAGTAGAATTCTCAAGTGTCGTCAAAAAAGTAATCAAAAAATACCGCATGTTCTTTATACAAAAAGATTTGAGTGTTGAGTTGGTTCCATTTGAAAAAGAGATTGTCACAGATGAAAAGTGGTTATTGTTTGTTTTAGAGCAATTAATCTTTAACAGTATCAAATATACGAAAATCGGTGGAATAAAAATTGAGATGATAAATGACACACTGACTATCACGGACAGTGGTATTGGCATTTTATCGCAAGATTTACCACGAATATTTGAATCAGGTTATACAGGATTTAATGGCCGAGGACACCAAAAAGCAACAGGGTTAGGACTTCATATGAGTCAAAATATCGCAAATCACCTAGGGATAACCTTAGAAATATCATCAGAAATAGGAAAAGGAACCGTGGTCGGTATGACTTTTTTACAGTTTGAAAACATGTATGATTAG
- a CDS encoding response regulator transcription factor, giving the protein MNHKIFIVEDDPVISQGLKTHLSQWGYDCVDVDDFEHVLDEILDCQPDMVLMDISLPYYNGFYWCEQIRQISEIPIIFLSSASDNMNMVMAMNMGADDFIAKPFDFSVLVAKIQALLRRSYQFGNVMSYQNGAYQLLFQDNRVKYKNEVVDISPTECKILSLLFQYKNQVVTKEMMMEKLWEGDDFIDSNTLSVNMTRLRKKLSVIQLDDHIQTVKGKGYLLDGLDR; this is encoded by the coding sequence ATGAATCACAAAATATTTATTGTAGAAGATGATCCGGTTATTAGTCAGGGATTAAAAACACATTTATCTCAATGGGGATATGACTGTGTGGATGTGGATGATTTTGAACATGTACTAGATGAAATATTAGATTGTCAGCCAGATATGGTATTAATGGATATTTCATTGCCATATTACAATGGCTTTTATTGGTGTGAACAAATACGACAGATTTCAGAAATTCCGATTATATTCCTCTCATCAGCCAGTGATAATATGAATATGGTCATGGCAATGAATATGGGAGCCGATGATTTTATAGCCAAACCATTTGATTTTTCTGTTTTAGTCGCAAAAATTCAAGCATTGCTTAGACGAAGTTATCAGTTTGGAAATGTGATGTCTTATCAAAATGGTGCGTATCAATTATTATTTCAAGATAATCGAGTAAAATATAAGAATGAGGTGGTTGATATATCGCCGACAGAGTGTAAAATTTTATCTTTATTATTTCAATATAAAAATCAAGTCGTGACTAAAGAGATGATGATGGAAAAACTTTGGGAGGGCGATGACTTTATAGATAGCAATACACTCTCAGTCAATATGACCCGTCTAAGAAAGAAACTATCTGTGATTCAACTTGATGACCATATTCAAACAGTAAAAGGGAAAGGCTACTTGTTAGATGGGTTAGATAGATGA
- the nifJ gene encoding pyruvate:ferredoxin (flavodoxin) oxidoreductase, with translation MTEKITMDGNTAAAYVSYAFTELVAVYPITPSSTMAEVVENWSVKHRKNIFGEPVKVVNMQSEAGAAGAVHGSLKAGTLTSTYTASQGLLLMIPNMYKIAGELLPTVFHVASRAVTTNALSIFGDHGDVMAARQTGFCMLAESSVQEVMDLSAVAHLASLEASLPFMNFFDGFRTSHEIQKIDVIPYDTLGELVNQEALTAFRKRAMNPNHPSVSGSAQNPDIHFQQRETINQYYDRVPDIVQKYMNDINAIRGTNYDLSTYYGDEEATEIIISMGSVAQTVRQTVDYLNNQGRKVGHLNIHLYRPFPTENILQNIPDTVERIAVLDRTKEPGADGEPLLLDIQSAMYRHKNRPIVIGGRYGLGSKDVPPNQIKAIFDHLSGPVDKLLYRFTVGINDDVTHLSLPVGPLLDLTPKDTYQAKFWGFGSDGTVGANKQAIKIIGNHTDLYAQGYFSYDSKKSGGLTTSYLRFGKEPINSPYLIETADFIGCHNGSYIHQYDLLRGLKKGGTFLLNTTWDKERVLRLLPKRLKKELAEKEANFYIIDAMSIAQEVGLGRRINQVMSTAFFELNQLMPKNEYIKYLKEEVVASYGKKSQAIVDKNHAAIDLTLSDLVKVDIPSDWLDIEIDKAVVDMTKPKYVREILEPVNAQQGDSLSVKTLIDNNMTDGSIPMGTAAFEKRGIALEVPEWIPEACTMCNECAFICPHAAIRPFLADDAEMEEAPEGFIVREMKGADGLKYRIQVSLEDCTGCGLCVDVCPAKEKALVMKPYDEQKEEAINWAFAMTLKQKANPVKKKESIKGSQFEQPLMEFSGACSGCGETTYIKLLTQLYGDRMLMANATGCSSIWGASAPATPYTTNADGQGPAWSNSLFEDNAEFGLGMYLANKTQRDSVQHLLEEAIEQQVGTDSLRELMADWIEHKDEGNGSRQRSTKLEAALLEEMDGVELLEDIYCKKDLFVKPSQWIIGGDGWAYDIGFGGIDHCLASGEDVNIFIMDNEVYSNTGGQTSKATPTAAIAKFSSEGKRTPKKDLGLIAMTYGGVYVAQVAINANPTQAIKAIAEAESYPGPSLIIGYVPCINHGIQGGMSHAVEVTKRAVESGYWPLYRYNPELIDKCKEPLKIDYKKANFDNLTEFFNYQTRFSALENVLEDESEVAALLEKSADDAIEKAQTYKKLSGK, from the coding sequence ATGACAGAAAAAATTACCATGGATGGCAACACAGCTGCGGCTTATGTATCTTATGCATTTACTGAATTAGTGGCAGTTTATCCGATAACACCAAGTTCTACAATGGCAGAAGTGGTAGAAAATTGGTCAGTGAAACATCGTAAAAATATTTTTGGTGAACCAGTTAAAGTAGTAAACATGCAATCAGAAGCTGGAGCAGCAGGTGCGGTGCATGGGTCTTTAAAAGCAGGGACATTAACGTCTACCTATACAGCTTCACAAGGGCTTTTACTCATGATACCTAATATGTATAAAATAGCTGGAGAGTTGTTGCCGACGGTGTTTCATGTGGCATCTCGAGCAGTTACAACAAATGCATTAAGTATTTTTGGTGATCATGGAGATGTGATGGCCGCAAGACAAACCGGTTTCTGTATGTTAGCTGAGAGCTCTGTTCAAGAAGTGATGGATTTATCTGCAGTAGCTCACTTAGCTTCACTTGAAGCCAGTTTACCATTTATGAATTTCTTTGATGGATTTAGAACAAGTCATGAAATTCAAAAAATAGATGTGATTCCTTATGACACGTTAGGTGAATTAGTGAATCAAGAAGCATTAACAGCTTTTAGAAAACGTGCGATGAACCCAAATCACCCAAGTGTTTCAGGTTCTGCACAAAATCCAGATATTCATTTTCAGCAAAGAGAAACAATCAATCAATATTATGACCGAGTGCCAGACATTGTTCAAAAATATATGAATGACATTAATGCGATTCGTGGCACCAATTATGATTTAAGCACCTACTATGGTGATGAAGAAGCAACAGAAATCATTATTTCAATGGGGTCAGTTGCACAAACTGTTAGACAAACAGTTGATTATCTAAATAATCAAGGTCGAAAAGTAGGGCATTTAAATATTCATTTGTATCGTCCGTTTCCAACTGAAAATATTTTACAAAATATTCCAGATACAGTCGAACGAATTGCTGTTTTAGACAGAACTAAAGAACCTGGAGCAGACGGTGAGCCATTATTACTTGATATTCAAAGTGCAATGTATCGTCATAAAAATCGTCCAATCGTCATTGGTGGACGATATGGATTAGGTTCTAAAGATGTGCCACCTAACCAAATTAAAGCGATTTTTGATCATTTAAGTGGACCGGTGGATAAATTATTGTATCGTTTTACTGTTGGTATCAATGATGATGTCACACATTTGTCATTACCAGTGGGACCATTGCTTGATTTAACACCAAAAGATACTTACCAAGCAAAATTTTGGGGATTTGGATCTGATGGGACGGTTGGTGCTAATAAACAAGCCATTAAAATCATTGGAAATCACACTGACTTGTATGCGCAAGGGTATTTTTCTTATGATTCAAAAAAATCTGGTGGGTTAACGACCTCTTATTTACGTTTTGGAAAAGAACCAATCAATTCCCCTTATTTAATTGAAACAGCAGATTTTATTGGCTGTCATAATGGCTCATACATTCACCAATACGATTTGTTGCGTGGGCTTAAAAAAGGTGGGACATTCCTTTTAAATACAACGTGGGATAAAGAGCGAGTGTTACGCTTGTTACCAAAACGTTTGAAAAAAGAATTAGCTGAAAAAGAAGCAAACTTTTATATCATTGATGCAATGTCTATAGCACAAGAAGTTGGTTTGGGTCGACGTATTAATCAAGTCATGTCGACAGCCTTTTTTGAGTTGAATCAACTGATGCCAAAAAATGAATACATTAAATATTTAAAAGAAGAAGTCGTAGCAAGTTATGGTAAAAAATCGCAAGCAATTGTGGATAAAAACCATGCAGCCATAGATTTGACACTCTCAGATTTGGTGAAAGTAGACATACCTAGTGATTGGTTAGATATTGAAATAGACAAAGCAGTCGTTGATATGACAAAACCAAAATATGTCAGAGAAATATTAGAACCTGTTAATGCACAACAAGGTGATTCATTGAGTGTTAAAACACTTATTGATAATAACATGACAGATGGTAGTATACCAATGGGAACTGCCGCTTTTGAAAAACGTGGCATTGCGTTAGAAGTTCCAGAATGGATACCTGAAGCATGTACGATGTGTAATGAGTGTGCGTTTATCTGTCCACATGCCGCAATTCGCCCATTTTTAGCGGACGATGCCGAAATGGAAGAGGCACCTGAAGGGTTTATCGTGCGTGAAATGAAAGGCGCAGATGGCTTGAAATATCGTATTCAAGTGTCATTGGAAGACTGTACGGGTTGTGGATTGTGTGTGGATGTGTGTCCAGCAAAAGAAAAAGCGTTAGTCATGAAACCTTATGATGAGCAAAAAGAAGAAGCAATCAATTGGGCATTTGCTATGACGCTAAAACAAAAAGCAAATCCTGTGAAGAAAAAAGAATCAATAAAAGGGTCTCAATTTGAGCAACCTTTAATGGAATTTTCAGGTGCGTGTTCTGGTTGTGGTGAAACAACTTATATCAAGTTATTAACGCAACTTTATGGTGATCGTATGTTGATGGCAAATGCGACAGGTTGTTCATCTATTTGGGGCGCATCAGCACCAGCAACCCCTTATACAACCAATGCAGATGGACAAGGTCCAGCGTGGAGTAACTCTTTATTTGAAGACAATGCTGAGTTTGGTTTGGGGATGTATCTTGCTAACAAAACACAACGAGATAGTGTCCAACATTTACTAGAAGAAGCGATTGAACAACAAGTTGGAACGGACTCATTAAGAGAGTTGATGGCTGATTGGATTGAACATAAGGACGAAGGAAATGGGTCAAGACAACGGTCAACAAAACTTGAAGCAGCTTTGTTAGAAGAGATGGATGGTGTCGAATTACTCGAAGACATCTATTGTAAAAAAGATTTGTTTGTCAAACCTAGCCAATGGATTATTGGTGGGGATGGTTGGGCATATGATATTGGCTTTGGTGGTATTGATCACTGTTTAGCTAGTGGAGAAGATGTGAATATCTTTATCATGGATAATGAAGTCTACTCAAATACTGGTGGACAAACATCAAAAGCAACGCCAACTGCAGCTATTGCAAAATTCTCATCTGAAGGTAAGAGAACACCGAAAAAAGATTTGGGTTTAATTGCGATGACATATGGTGGAGTATATGTGGCGCAAGTTGCGATAAATGCTAATCCAACACAAGCAATCAAAGCAATAGCAGAAGCCGAAAGTTATCCAGGCCCGTCTCTTATTATAGGTTATGTTCCATGTATTAATCATGGTATTCAAGGTGGAATGAGTCACGCCGTTGAAGTAACCAAACGAGCGGTTGAATCAGGTTACTGGCCATTGTACCGTTATAATCCTGAATTAATAGATAAATGTAAAGAACCGTTGAAAATAGATTATAAGAAAGCTAATTTTGATAATCTAACAGAATTCTTTAACTATCAAACACGTTTTTCTGCTTTGGAAAATGTGCTAGAAGACGAATCAGAAGTGGCAGCATTGCTCGAAAAATCAGCAGATGATGCTATAGAAAAAGCTCAGACTTACAAAAAATTGTCAGGTAAATAA
- a CDS encoding flavodoxin — protein MALVKIVYASMTGNTEGISEIIEDQFIDAGLEVEREECTDVDPDFFEDADICIVATYTYGDGELPFEMEDFFEDLEDEDLEDKLFGVVGSGDTEYGEYFCQSARDFVEQFKKTGATEGAEMVEIENEADGEDTERLQAFVDQLVSKVE, from the coding sequence ATGGCGTTAGTAAAAATCGTTTATGCAAGCATGACTGGAAATACAGAAGGAATTTCTGAAATTATAGAAGATCAATTCATCGATGCTGGACTTGAAGTTGAACGTGAAGAATGTACCGATGTTGATCCAGACTTTTTTGAGGATGCAGATATTTGTATCGTCGCAACTTATACATATGGTGATGGGGAATTACCATTTGAGATGGAAGATTTCTTTGAGGACTTAGAAGATGAAGACTTAGAAGATAAATTATTTGGTGTTGTTGGCTCTGGAGACACTGAGTATGGTGAATATTTCTGCCAGTCAGCACGAGATTTTGTGGAACAATTTAAAAAGACTGGTGCAACAGAAGGTGCTGAGATGGTTGAGATTGAAAATGAAGCAGACGGAGAAGATACAGAACGTCTTCAAGCATTTGTTGACCAATTAGTTAGTAAAGTGGAGTAG
- the yihA gene encoding ribosome biogenesis GTP-binding protein YihA/YsxC: MNVNHADIVISAVQPEQYPKINLPEIALAGRSNVGKSSFINTLVNRKNLARTSGKPGKTQTLNFYIIEDCLHFVDVPGYGYAKVSKTERAKWGQMIETYLTEREQLRAVVSLIDMRHAPSAEDVQMYEFLKYYNIPVIVVATKCDKIPRGKWNKHESMIKKKLDFDPSDDFIIFSSETKEGKDKAWKAIESYMD; the protein is encoded by the coding sequence ATGAATGTAAATCATGCAGATATCGTTATTAGTGCTGTTCAACCAGAGCAGTACCCGAAAATAAACTTACCAGAAATTGCCTTAGCAGGTCGATCTAATGTAGGTAAATCATCATTTATCAACACATTAGTTAATCGTAAAAATTTAGCAAGAACATCTGGTAAACCAGGAAAAACGCAAACACTTAATTTTTATATTATTGAAGATTGTTTACATTTTGTTGATGTCCCAGGTTATGGTTATGCAAAAGTTTCAAAAACTGAACGAGCTAAATGGGGACAAATGATTGAAACATATTTAACTGAAAGAGAACAGTTGAGAGCAGTTGTGTCACTCATTGATATGCGTCATGCACCATCAGCTGAAGATGTTCAAATGTATGAATTCTTAAAATACTACAATATTCCGGTCATTGTAGTGGCAACAAAATGTGATAAAATTCCAAGAGGTAAATGGAATAAGCATGAGTCAATGATTAAGAAAAAACTTGATTTTGACCCATCAGATGACTTTATTATTTTCTCTTCTGAAACAAAAGAAGGAAAAGATAAAGCGTGGAAAGCCATTGAAAGTTATATGGATTAA
- a CDS encoding HAD family hydrolase yields the protein MTVVVFDVDDTLYDQFVPFELAMTHSFQDKPWIKDMDLSTLYLLFRHHSDEMFPATVSGELSLEDMRVYRIQKALKDLGVEATDRKCQLFQDRYFYEQNRITVHPEMVDLLLILKERQILTGILTNGPTNHQQLKLDQLNVSTWIDSNTHHISESIGYSKPDAKAFQVVANSYPESTEFLYIGDSYDNDVIGAKNAGWQVIWLNKYNKKLTQEMVKPDVEVTSYKELAVNVLDLLQEE from the coding sequence ATGACTGTCGTTGTGTTTGATGTGGACGATACATTATATGACCAATTTGTGCCATTTGAGTTGGCCATGACACATAGCTTTCAAGATAAACCCTGGATAAAGGATATGGACTTATCAACTTTGTATTTGTTGTTTCGTCATCATAGTGATGAGATGTTTCCAGCTACTGTTTCTGGAGAATTATCATTAGAAGACATGCGAGTGTATCGTATTCAAAAAGCCTTAAAAGATTTAGGTGTTGAGGCAACAGATAGAAAATGCCAACTATTCCAAGATAGGTATTTCTATGAACAAAATCGAATCACTGTGCATCCAGAGATGGTTGACTTATTATTGATTCTAAAAGAACGCCAAATTTTAACAGGAATCTTGACTAATGGACCGACTAATCATCAACAACTAAAACTAGATCAATTAAATGTATCGACATGGATTGACAGTAACACTCATCATATTTCAGAAAGTATTGGATACAGTAAGCCAGATGCAAAAGCCTTTCAAGTTGTGGCGAACAGCTATCCTGAATCAACTGAGTTTTTATATATTGGGGATTCTTATGACAATGATGTGATTGGTGCAAAAAATGCTGGATGGCAAGTCATTTGGTTAAATAAATACAATAAAAAACTAACACAAGAGATGGTGAAACCAGACGTTGAAGTGACGTCTTATAAAGAACTCGCAGTAAACGTGTTAGATTTATTACAAGAGGAGTAA
- a CDS encoding glycerophosphoryl diester phosphodiesterase membrane domain-containing protein, protein MYKIKNSIKKSLEFIKDGVRSSKSVILANVIILFIITPLMVTLTRFILRMGDIPYLSYDTVGLIVFHHPIVLCLLIMMLFLLVSTIYFEYTFLLLTMYFIKNKVAISLRQLARETIVQMKKLKVNNFLFFLCYFILLSPLGAIRFHSDLLSKFKIPVFIVDFIFENRVIFVVLFILVYVSLIVVAIRLMFTLPLMILKDYTFKEASKISWQQTKKHFKSIVLQFVFVIGTIAVIALIVNGLVIGIQELADTYYQHQSFYVAIVLLTLLQFNWVVNLVLTTIGIFFITISNMDKLGYLPDIKEIFSSVNQTTYRKISWPQKAMLTLGGVWLVISVLSYNYLFLTQPSIHRPLTISHRGVDNGNHVQNSIEALEMTSKDTRPNFIEMDVQETKDKEFIVMHDFKLNHLIQQKGRPNEFTLKELQEMTAKEHGKEAKLVSFDDYLKRAQELDQKLLIEIKATKQDSPDMIDRFIQKYYSIIKEEGHEIQSLSFDVVKELKEKKPDLYVGYIMPFTLAGTPEGDMDFYSVEYTTLTKNLVQTMHNQDKKVYVWTLNDTDTMNRMIFYGVDGVITDNMTLLNSVLSRDIKATTYADKLLYFLIGMG, encoded by the coding sequence ATGTACAAAATAAAAAATAGTATAAAAAAATCACTTGAATTCATTAAAGATGGGGTACGTTCGTCTAAAAGTGTTATATTGGCCAACGTCATCATATTATTTATCATAACACCTTTGATGGTCACTTTAACTCGTTTTATATTAAGAATGGGAGATATTCCCTATCTGTCTTATGATACAGTCGGTTTAATTGTGTTTCATCATCCAATTGTTCTATGTTTACTTATTATGATGTTGTTTTTACTAGTGTCTACCATTTATTTTGAGTACACCTTTTTATTGTTGACGATGTATTTTATAAAAAATAAAGTCGCAATTTCGCTACGTCAATTGGCGAGAGAAACAATTGTACAGATGAAAAAATTAAAAGTAAATAATTTTTTATTCTTCTTATGCTACTTTATTCTATTAAGTCCATTGGGGGCTATTAGGTTTCATTCAGATTTGTTATCAAAGTTTAAGATCCCAGTTTTTATCGTTGATTTTATCTTTGAAAATCGTGTCATTTTCGTCGTTCTGTTTATATTAGTATATGTCAGTTTAATTGTGGTCGCGATTCGTTTGATGTTTACATTGCCTTTGATGATTTTAAAGGATTACACTTTTAAAGAAGCAAGTAAAATAAGTTGGCAACAAACTAAAAAACATTTCAAATCAATTGTATTGCAGTTTGTTTTTGTAATAGGAACTATTGCAGTGATAGCATTAATTGTAAATGGTTTAGTGATTGGTATACAAGAGTTAGCCGATACATATTACCAACATCAGAGTTTCTATGTCGCAATTGTCTTATTGACCTTGTTGCAGTTTAATTGGGTAGTTAATCTTGTTTTAACAACGATTGGGATTTTCTTTATTACGATTTCTAATATGGATAAACTAGGCTATTTACCTGATATCAAAGAAATTTTTTCATCAGTTAATCAAACAACTTATAGAAAAATTAGTTGGCCACAAAAAGCGATGTTGACTTTGGGTGGAGTGTGGCTAGTGATCAGTGTTTTATCCTATAATTATTTGTTTTTAACACAGCCAAGTATTCATCGTCCACTAACTATTTCACATCGTGGTGTAGATAATGGCAATCATGTTCAAAATTCTATCGAAGCTCTTGAAATGACGAGTAAAGACACACGTCCTAATTTTATCGAAATGGATGTACAAGAGACTAAAGACAAAGAGTTTATTGTCATGCATGATTTTAAACTCAATCATTTAATCCAACAAAAAGGACGTCCAAATGAGTTTACGTTAAAAGAACTTCAGGAAATGACGGCTAAAGAACATGGAAAAGAAGCGAAACTGGTATCGTTTGATGACTATTTAAAACGAGCGCAAGAACTCGATCAAAAGCTATTAATTGAAATTAAGGCAACGAAACAAGATAGTCCAGATATGATTGATCGATTTATCCAAAAGTACTATTCAATCATTAAAGAAGAAGGCCATGAAATTCAGTCACTGTCATTTGATGTAGTGAAAGAACTAAAAGAGAAAAAACCAGATTTATATGTAGGCTATATTATGCCTTTTACTCTTGCAGGGACACCTGAAGGAGATATGGATTTCTACTCGGTAGAATACACGACACTCACAAAAAACCTCGTTCAAACGATGCACAACCAAGATAAGAAGGTTTATGTTTGGACGCTAAATGATACAGACACCATGAATCGCATGATTTTTTATGGAGTGGATGGCGTGATTACAGATAATATGACGTTGTTAAATAGTGTGTTATCACGAGATATAAAAGCAACGACTTATGCAGATAAACTATTATACTTCTTAATTGGTATGGGGTAA
- a CDS encoding carbonic anhydrase family protein, which yields MKHFEAPILDWNYATQHDWCCEHSLSQSPIDIETDTLETMMDTGKIQLTYSRTVDAIFDTGSAIQGIATGTANINNRFFNLQQFHFHTHSEHKVDGKTCDAELHFVHEAQNGRLAVLGVFLVEGRHNETLQNLLDAINTNKSIHNVYLYDLLPRISDYYHYLGSLTTPPLTENVEWYVFKETVEISHKQLQILRNYHANNCRHTQPLNGRKVLFKSFNKKS from the coding sequence ATGAAACATTTTGAAGCGCCGATACTTGATTGGAATTATGCAACGCAACATGACTGGTGTTGTGAACATTCTTTATCACAATCTCCCATTGATATAGAGACTGATACACTTGAAACAATGATGGATACTGGAAAAATCCAGCTGACTTATTCTCGAACTGTTGATGCTATTTTTGATACTGGATCAGCCATTCAAGGTATTGCAACTGGAACAGCTAATATCAATAATCGTTTTTTCAATTTACAACAATTTCATTTTCACACTCACAGTGAGCATAAAGTTGATGGAAAAACGTGTGATGCGGAACTTCATTTTGTTCATGAAGCTCAAAATGGTCGACTAGCAGTTTTAGGTGTATTTTTAGTTGAAGGTCGTCATAACGAGACATTGCAAAATCTACTTGATGCTATTAATACAAATAAATCGATTCACAATGTGTATCTATATGATTTACTACCAAGAATTTCTGATTACTATCACTATCTTGGTTCTTTAACAACCCCACCACTAACAGAAAATGTAGAATGGTACGTATTTAAAGAAACGGTTGAAATATCACATAAACAACTTCAAATACTAAGAAACTATCATGCAAACAATTGTCGTCATACTCAACCTCTTAATGGACGAAAAGTTTTATTTAAATCATTCAACAAAAAATCCTAA
- a CDS encoding lysozyme family protein — translation MIKKVIKRFFLFLIIGLLVASGWYVWQLKQHVTQTLKWEPLVKTVLEEENLVEYEDLVLAIIFTETKGNNVDVMQSSESKYGEQNKITSEKESITSGVKHLSDAIKYALENECDIWTGVQAYNFGTSYVDYVATHGNKSSLSLAEQYSKDVLAPMLGNTNEATYHYYEPMSLIHNGGKLYQNGGNFFYAELVKRNMTIIKKLS, via the coding sequence GTGATTAAAAAAGTTATAAAACGATTTTTTTTATTTTTAATAATAGGATTATTAGTAGCAAGTGGTTGGTATGTGTGGCAATTAAAACAACATGTCACTCAAACTTTAAAATGGGAACCACTTGTCAAAACGGTACTTGAAGAAGAGAACTTGGTAGAGTATGAGGATCTTGTCCTGGCAATTATATTTACCGAAACGAAAGGCAATAATGTTGATGTTATGCAAAGTAGTGAAAGTAAATATGGTGAACAAAATAAAATAACATCTGAAAAGGAAAGTATTACAAGTGGTGTTAAGCATTTATCAGACGCCATAAAGTACGCACTTGAGAATGAGTGTGACATTTGGACAGGTGTACAGGCTTATAATTTTGGTACTAGTTATGTTGATTATGTGGCGACTCATGGCAATAAAAGTTCTTTGTCCTTAGCAGAGCAGTATTCTAAAGATGTACTAGCACCAATGCTTGGAAACACAAATGAAGCGACTTATCATTATTATGAACCTATGTCACTAATTCATAATGGAGGAAAATTGTACCAAAATGGAGGAAATTTCTTTTATGCTGAATTGGTGAAACGAAATATGACAATAATAAAAAAATTATCCTAA